A part of Geothrix oryzae genomic DNA contains:
- a CDS encoding lipopolysaccharide biosynthesis protein, translating to MPRATAAGQVTVREDAPIRSLTRAMVKGVGVMVTTGVIARLFSLLSAPILTRLVGPSPYGILALIGTVSSLAASVALVGIDLAYARYFFAGRGDQPSAVESFCWRFALGLGLLFAVAAGIGWWRLIPSASAHRDLALMASLTTLVAVTSVMATTRQRIRGAYARIAMATLAGTGVGILVSLLLARFWRPDSWAMLSGTLAGSILSLGILGLPRVKFLLQKSNLDSGQRRGLLGLGMASMATTPMFWVISSADRWFLGLWVGAGGVGVYAFAASLGLSGMMINSAITTAWFPEVSREFEHSGECAPLNIARLWARLAGLHLVTWLAVTAAGGDVVRWLADSRFHGGANLIPWIAGGVFFSGIADLANTGLFLKKDLKPTALWWAAGATFNVAANALVIRSFGSMGAVIVNCLTFAIIAGGMVWSAQSRLYLPLPWGRLGVAALAALVAGSFLAPPWSESAWRSLLLKFPVGALTGGLLGWVLAPDWMRRIFLIQRSPSSV from the coding sequence ATGCCCCGGGCCACTGCCGCGGGTCAGGTGACGGTGCGTGAGGATGCGCCGATCCGCTCCCTGACGCGAGCCATGGTGAAGGGCGTTGGAGTCATGGTGACCACCGGGGTCATCGCGCGCCTTTTCAGCCTGCTCTCTGCCCCGATTCTGACCCGGCTCGTAGGTCCTTCGCCCTATGGCATTCTCGCCCTGATCGGTACCGTATCCTCCCTCGCCGCCTCGGTGGCCTTGGTGGGCATCGACCTCGCCTATGCACGGTATTTCTTCGCCGGACGCGGTGATCAGCCGTCCGCGGTGGAGAGCTTCTGCTGGCGCTTCGCCCTTGGTCTGGGCCTCCTTTTTGCGGTGGCGGCGGGCATCGGTTGGTGGCGCCTGATTCCCTCGGCCTCGGCTCACCGGGACCTGGCCCTCATGGCCAGTCTGACGACCCTGGTCGCCGTGACGAGCGTCATGGCCACGACCCGTCAGCGGATTCGGGGAGCCTATGCCCGGATCGCCATGGCCACCCTGGCCGGGACCGGGGTGGGGATCCTGGTCTCTCTCCTGCTGGCCAGGTTCTGGCGCCCGGATTCCTGGGCCATGCTCTCCGGCACCCTGGCTGGATCCATCCTGTCTCTGGGGATTCTGGGACTTCCCCGGGTCAAGTTCCTGCTTCAGAAGTCCAACCTGGATTCCGGGCAACGAAGAGGGCTTCTCGGACTTGGAATGGCCAGCATGGCGACCACTCCGATGTTCTGGGTCATCAGCTCGGCGGATCGCTGGTTCCTGGGCCTCTGGGTGGGGGCAGGCGGGGTGGGGGTGTACGCCTTCGCCGCGAGCCTCGGGCTCTCGGGAATGATGATCAACAGCGCCATCACCACAGCCTGGTTCCCGGAAGTGAGCCGGGAATTCGAGCATTCCGGCGAGTGCGCTCCCCTCAACATCGCCCGGCTCTGGGCCCGGCTGGCGGGTCTCCACCTGGTGACCTGGCTGGCTGTGACCGCTGCGGGCGGAGATGTTGTCCGATGGCTCGCGGATTCGAGATTCCACGGAGGTGCAAACCTCATTCCCTGGATTGCAGGAGGCGTCTTCTTCAGTGGCATCGCCGACCTAGCTAACACGGGGTTGTTCTTGAAGAAGGATCTCAAACCCACGGCCCTCTGGTGGGCCGCGGGGGCCACCTTCAATGTGGCGGCCAACGCCCTGGTGATCCGATCCTTCGGGTCCATGGGGGCGGTCATCGTCAATTGCCTCACCTTCGCCATCATTGCAGGAGGAATGGTCTGGTCGGCCCAGTCGAGGCTCTATCTCCCTCTGCCCTGGGGTCGTCTGGGCGTTGCCGCGCTGGCCGCGTTGGTGGCCGGGAGCTTCCTGGCCCCGCCATGGAGCGAGTCTGCGTGGAGGAGTCTGCTCCTCAAATTCCCCGTCGGAGCCCTCACGGGAGGGCTCTTGGGGTGGGTGCTGGCCCCGGATTGGATGCGGCGAATCTTCTTGATCCAGCGTTCACCTTCCTCTGTCTGA
- a CDS encoding glycosyltransferase, with the protein MKLRVLHLITGLTRGGAESMLVRLLGAMDREAFDPRVLCLGAEAPLAAELREQGVPTLCLGLGRGAPGLWRLPGFCLRGAPWQPHIIQGWMYHGNLAAYLAARFIPGQAPLLWNIRVGIDTMATYRPMTRALIHLGARLSAAADVVLYNAHSARRQHEAIGYREDRSRWIPNGFALDRFHPDPSARAQVRKELGLEPEARLIGQFARFHPEKNHRMFLDALRRLPPEVHGVFAGQGVHQGQPELNSALRDPALAGRVHLLGERTDLPRLTAALDIAVSPSWNEGFSNALGEALACGVPCVATHVGDSAALVGAAGRIIPAGDTAALAEAVHSLLSLSAEQRIQLGELGRVKMETEFSIRSVALQYQSLYQSLVR; encoded by the coding sequence ATGAAGCTTCGCGTCCTCCATCTGATCACCGGCCTCACTCGCGGAGGCGCCGAGTCCATGCTGGTGCGCCTGCTGGGGGCCATGGACCGGGAGGCATTCGATCCACGGGTGCTGTGCCTGGGTGCCGAAGCGCCTTTGGCTGCGGAACTGAGGGAACAGGGAGTGCCCACCCTTTGCCTGGGGCTTGGGCGGGGAGCGCCTGGCTTGTGGCGCCTCCCAGGCTTCTGCTTGCGCGGGGCACCCTGGCAGCCCCACATCATCCAGGGGTGGATGTACCACGGGAACCTCGCCGCCTACCTGGCTGCACGCTTCATACCTGGTCAGGCGCCGCTGCTATGGAATATCCGAGTGGGAATCGACACCATGGCCACCTATCGCCCCATGACGCGGGCACTCATCCACCTGGGCGCCAGGCTTTCCGCCGCCGCGGATGTCGTGCTCTACAACGCCCACTCGGCGCGGAGGCAGCACGAGGCCATCGGGTACCGGGAGGACCGTAGTCGTTGGATTCCGAACGGTTTCGCGCTCGACCGTTTCCATCCAGATCCCTCGGCCCGAGCCCAGGTCAGAAAGGAGCTGGGCCTGGAACCGGAAGCCCGGCTGATTGGGCAATTCGCACGATTCCATCCTGAAAAGAACCATCGGATGTTTCTGGATGCCTTGCGGCGGCTGCCACCCGAGGTGCACGGTGTGTTTGCCGGGCAGGGCGTCCATCAGGGCCAGCCAGAACTGAATTCCGCACTGCGCGACCCGGCGTTGGCGGGGCGCGTGCATCTGCTCGGGGAACGCACCGATCTGCCGCGCCTGACCGCGGCCCTGGATATCGCGGTTTCCCCATCCTGGAACGAGGGCTTCTCCAACGCTCTCGGCGAGGCCTTGGCCTGCGGCGTGCCCTGTGTCGCGACCCATGTGGGTGATTCCGCGGCCCTGGTCGGGGCCGCGGGCCGGATCATCCCGGCTGGTGACACGGCCGCGTTGGCGGAAGCAGTGCACTCGCTCCTCTCCCTTTCTGCTGAGCAGCGGATTCAGCTGGGGGAACTGGGGCGCGTGAAGATGGAAACGGAATTCAGCATCCGATCGGTGGCCCTTCAATATCAATCGCTATACCAATCCCTGGTGCGATAG
- a CDS encoding NAD-dependent epimerase/dehydratase family protein has product MKILVTGGAGFIGSHVVEALLKRGDEVTVVDDFNDYYDPAIKRRNLAGVLDHPSFRLVEGDIRDRALIETLLQGEFEVVVHLAARAGVRPSLKDPVLYETVNVIGLLNLLEGAVQFGKPRFVFASSSSVYGLSPRLPWREDDPVDCPISPYAVTKRMGELLCYNYNHIHGLDTVALRFFTVYGPRQRPDMAIAKFTRAILQGDPITVFGDGSAIRDFTYVGDIVDGVLAAVERRFGFEIINLGGAQSITVLELIQAVSRTVGREAKLIFQAPFPGDVPATLADSAKAQRLLGLSPKTSIDQGLQRYLEWLVP; this is encoded by the coding sequence ATGAAGATTCTGGTCACCGGGGGGGCGGGATTCATCGGATCCCATGTGGTGGAAGCCCTCTTGAAGCGGGGCGATGAAGTCACCGTCGTGGACGACTTCAACGATTATTACGATCCGGCCATCAAGCGGCGAAATCTGGCGGGCGTGCTGGACCACCCCTCCTTCCGCCTGGTCGAGGGGGACATCCGGGATCGAGCCCTCATCGAGACGCTGCTCCAGGGCGAATTCGAAGTGGTGGTCCACCTGGCGGCACGGGCGGGCGTGCGCCCCAGCCTGAAGGACCCGGTGCTCTATGAAACGGTGAATGTGATCGGCCTCCTGAATCTTCTTGAGGGCGCCGTCCAATTCGGGAAACCCCGATTCGTGTTCGCCTCCTCCTCATCGGTGTACGGCCTCAGCCCAAGGCTCCCGTGGCGCGAGGACGACCCCGTGGACTGTCCCATCTCCCCCTATGCCGTCACCAAGCGGATGGGTGAGCTTCTCTGCTACAACTACAACCACATCCACGGTCTGGACACGGTTGCCCTGCGCTTCTTCACGGTCTATGGGCCTCGCCAGCGGCCAGACATGGCCATCGCGAAGTTCACCCGGGCCATTCTCCAGGGGGACCCCATCACGGTCTTCGGAGATGGAAGCGCGATCCGGGACTTCACCTATGTGGGAGACATCGTCGACGGAGTCCTGGCCGCGGTGGAGCGACGATTTGGGTTCGAGATCATCAACCTTGGCGGGGCCCAGTCCATCACGGTTTTGGAACTGATCCAAGCGGTCTCGCGCACCGTCGGGCGCGAAGCCAAGCTCATCTTCCAGGCCCCTTTCCCCGGGGATGTCCCGGCGACCCTGGCGGACAGCGCCAAAGCTCAGCGACTATTGGGCCTCTCCCCGAAAACCTCGATTGATCAGGGACTCCAACGGTATCTGGAGTGGCTGGTTCCATGA
- a CDS encoding glycosyltransferase family 4 protein, with product MPQPPRIALFANTEWYLYNFRLPLAKRLQVELGAEVWVICPDGPYRPRLEAEGFHWISAEVDRRGLNPVRDLTAAARLARDLRKVRLDLLHNFTLKSILIGTLAARRAGTPRIVNAVTGLGSMFSSSHWGRYRLPRTLLEAFLRWTFRNPGTRTIFQNPSDLAQVATHAGHQDRCRLIAGSGIDTDRFHPSDRPSTPPRLILASRLLKDKGIGDFCEAASIVHQSCPEVVFQVAGEIDEGNPGSFSPLELEALKCRFPMVQFLGHRDDMPDLYRQATLAVLPSHYREGVPRSLLEAAASGLPLVAVDGEGIRDIVRHGSNGRLVPPKDGGALAEALLELLVDPSTREAYGRESRRLVVEGFDQRRVLDATFAVYQELGFPPRSDAPERMRVEP from the coding sequence TTGCCTCAACCCCCGCGCATCGCCTTGTTCGCCAACACCGAATGGTATCTCTACAATTTCCGATTGCCCTTGGCAAAACGCCTTCAGGTCGAGCTGGGGGCAGAAGTGTGGGTGATCTGCCCTGACGGTCCCTATCGCCCGAGGCTGGAAGCGGAGGGGTTCCATTGGATCTCCGCCGAGGTCGACCGGCGGGGATTGAACCCTGTCCGCGACCTGACGGCAGCCGCGCGGTTGGCGCGAGACCTGCGGAAGGTCCGACTGGACCTGCTCCACAACTTCACGCTCAAATCCATCCTGATCGGAACCTTGGCCGCCCGACGCGCCGGAACGCCGCGAATCGTCAACGCCGTGACGGGCCTCGGGAGCATGTTCAGTTCGAGCCATTGGGGACGCTACCGGCTTCCCCGCACCCTGCTGGAGGCGTTCCTCCGATGGACCTTCCGGAACCCGGGCACAAGGACGATCTTCCAGAATCCGAGCGACCTCGCGCAGGTCGCCACGCACGCCGGTCATCAGGATCGGTGTCGGTTGATCGCAGGGTCGGGCATCGACACGGACCGGTTCCATCCTTCAGACCGCCCGTCGACCCCCCCCAGGCTGATCCTGGCTTCCCGCTTGCTCAAGGACAAGGGGATCGGTGATTTCTGTGAGGCGGCCAGCATCGTGCATCAAAGCTGCCCCGAGGTCGTGTTCCAGGTGGCGGGAGAGATCGACGAGGGCAACCCCGGATCCTTCTCCCCCCTCGAATTGGAAGCACTGAAATGCCGGTTCCCGATGGTCCAATTCCTGGGTCACCGGGACGACATGCCGGACCTGTACCGGCAGGCTACCCTCGCGGTCCTGCCCTCCCATTACCGCGAAGGTGTCCCGAGAAGCCTCCTGGAGGCAGCGGCCTCGGGCTTGCCTCTCGTGGCGGTCGACGGCGAAGGGATCCGGGACATCGTCCGGCACGGGAGCAATGGCCGTCTGGTTCCGCCGAAAGACGGCGGCGCTCTGGCCGAAGCCCTGCTGGAACTGCTGGTGGATCCCAGCACCCGGGAGGCCTATGGCCGGGAGAGCCGGAGGCTGGTGGTGGAGGGGTTCGACCAGAGGCGGGTCCTGGATGCCACCTTCGCCGTCTATCAGGAGCTGGGCTTCCCGCCCCGCTCTGATGCCCCAGAAAGGATGCGTGTCGAGCCATGA
- a CDS encoding MraY family glycosyltransferase encodes MPIAGSEWICLHGLALMGALDDRHSLSPRIKALAGLGLAFTLAIPVAYAFALDRPVAMLMRLSIPTNPPYLTLPLLVLWFWAIPQSFNLIDGMDGLATGLALLIASFLLVGRGFTGTPFLLGALLATFLLNWPKAIHFLGDCGAYFLGGLLGLLALRTRAFEFPSLALWVFAYPILDMALVITIRFLRGRPLGAGDRNHLHHQWASLIGERWAVPLLWLEAAALAVGPTGFPGSSWVCWPALVLMLAQCAFFVRRSLQESEKTPG; translated from the coding sequence TTGCCCATCGCAGGAAGCGAATGGATCTGCCTCCACGGACTCGCCCTGATGGGCGCCCTCGACGACCGCCATTCCCTGAGCCCACGGATCAAGGCCCTGGCGGGTCTCGGGCTTGCCTTCACCCTGGCCATCCCAGTGGCCTACGCCTTCGCCCTGGATCGCCCTGTGGCGATGCTGATGCGCCTGTCCATTCCGACGAACCCACCGTACCTGACCCTTCCGCTCCTGGTGCTCTGGTTCTGGGCGATCCCTCAATCATTCAATCTCATCGATGGCATGGATGGTCTTGCCACCGGCTTGGCTCTGCTCATCGCTTCCTTCCTCCTGGTGGGACGGGGCTTCACGGGCACCCCCTTTCTCCTTGGCGCCCTGCTGGCCACCTTCCTCCTGAACTGGCCCAAAGCCATTCATTTCCTGGGGGACTGCGGCGCCTATTTTCTCGGGGGCCTCCTCGGGTTGCTGGCGCTTCGGACCAGAGCCTTCGAATTTCCTTCGCTGGCCCTTTGGGTATTCGCCTATCCGATCCTGGACATGGCGCTGGTCATCACGATTCGATTCCTCCGGGGCCGCCCGCTCGGAGCCGGAGACCGCAACCATCTCCACCACCAGTGGGCCTCCCTCATTGGCGAGCGGTGGGCGGTTCCCCTGCTCTGGCTCGAGGCGGCCGCCCTCGCCGTGGGCCCCACAGGGTTCCCCGGAAGCTCCTGGGTCTGCTGGCCCGCCCTTGTCCTGATGCTGGCCCAATGCGCCTTCTTCGTGCGCCGGTCCTTGCAGGAATCGGAAAAGACCCCAGGCTGA
- a CDS encoding type II secretion system protein, producing MSLAIAILERIMQKQSGFTLIELLLVLAIIGIISAIAVPALLGQRERARMQATKDNTTSVIADLTSTLGELSDPPSERKTGLPTTLYDGTAGMNQTKATDAITAVMAKTNFNTAKNPYGSGPAYIATAKGTVSGAVYLDATTANTTTDPVITVTGVFMNSKGVQDTLAKTVAVN from the coding sequence ATGTCTCTGGCCATCGCCATCCTGGAGCGCATCATGCAAAAACAGTCCGGCTTCACCCTCATCGAACTGCTGTTGGTGCTCGCCATCATCGGCATCATCTCCGCCATCGCGGTGCCCGCCCTCCTCGGCCAGCGTGAGCGCGCCCGCATGCAGGCCACCAAGGACAACACCACTTCCGTCATCGCCGACCTCACCTCCACCCTCGGCGAGCTGAGCGATCCCCCGTCCGAGCGCAAGACCGGCCTGCCCACCACCCTCTATGACGGCACGGCGGGCATGAACCAGACCAAGGCCACCGACGCCATCACCGCCGTCATGGCCAAGACCAACTTCAACACCGCCAAGAACCCCTATGGCTCCGGCCCGGCCTACATCGCCACGGCGAAGGGTACCGTCAGCGGCGCCGTCTACCTCGATGCGACCACTGCCAATACCACCACCGATCCGGTCATCACCGTCACCGGCGTGTTCATGAACTCCAAGGGCGTCCAGGACACCCTGGCCAAGACCGTGGCCGTCAACTAG
- a CDS encoding type II secretion system protein codes for MGLDKTSAAIATKEHLMKKQSGFTLIELLLVLAIIGIISAIAVPALLGQRERARMQATKDNTTSVIADLTSTLGELSDAPSERKTGLPTTLYDGTAGMNQTKAVDAITAVMAKTNFNTAKNPYGSGPAYIATAVGTVSGAVYLDATSANTTTDPVITVTGVFMNSKGVQDTLAKNVAVN; via the coding sequence ATGGGACTTGATAAAACATCAGCGGCCATCGCCACCAAGGAGCACCTCATGAAAAAACAGTCCGGCTTCACCCTCATCGAACTGCTGTTGGTGCTCGCCATCATCGGCATCATCTCCGCCATCGCGGTGCCCGCCCTCCTCGGCCAGCGTGAGCGCGCCCGCATGCAGGCCACCAAGGACAACACCACCTCCGTCATCGCCGACCTCACCTCCACCCTCGGCGAGCTGAGCGATGCCCCGTCCGAGCGCAAGACCGGCCTGCCCACCACCCTCTATGACGGCACGGCGGGTATGAACCAGACCAAGGCCGTGGATGCCATCACCGCCGTCATGGCCAAGACCAACTTCAACACCGCCAAGAACCCCTATGGTTCTGGCCCGGCCTACATCGCCACGGCAGTCGGCACGGTCAGCGGCGCCGTCTACCTCGACGCGACCAGCGCCAATACCACCACCGATCCGGTCATCACCGTCACCGGCGTGTTCATGAACTCCAAGGGCGTCCAGGACACCCTGGCCAAGAATGTGGCCGTCAACTAA
- a CDS encoding prepilin-type N-terminal cleavage/methylation domain-containing protein has protein sequence MRRAAGFTLIELLLVLAIIGILATIAVPSLLNQREKAKMNALKDQTVRVVGDLGSVINELADPPSERKAGYPTTSYLGTAGDNQTKAQDAITLVMARPNFSSARNPYTGGGGAYLAAPTPAPGGGTLGAVYLDASTANTTQDAYITITGVFRDIKGDIQGLTKTVSVN, from the coding sequence ATGAGACGCGCTGCTGGATTCACCCTGATCGAGCTGCTGCTGGTGCTGGCCATCATCGGCATTCTCGCCACCATTGCGGTTCCTTCCCTGTTGAACCAACGGGAGAAGGCCAAGATGAACGCCCTCAAGGACCAGACCGTGAGAGTCGTGGGGGACTTGGGGTCCGTGATCAATGAGCTGGCCGACCCCCCCTCGGAGCGAAAAGCCGGCTATCCCACGACCAGCTACCTGGGGACGGCTGGGGACAATCAAACCAAAGCCCAGGATGCGATCACCCTGGTCATGGCGCGCCCCAACTTCTCCTCCGCGCGCAATCCGTACACCGGTGGCGGCGGGGCCTACCTGGCCGCGCCGACCCCTGCGCCTGGAGGAGGTACCCTTGGGGCCGTCTACCTCGACGCCTCCACCGCCAATACCACCCAGGACGCCTACATCACGATCACGGGCGTTTTCCGCGATATCAAGGGTGATATTCAGGGCCTGACCAAGACCGTATCTGTGAATTGA
- a CDS encoding O-antigen ligase family protein produces MSKCLAFLFGFAIVAAHVPSWSQPSLEPKSAVLLLAGALAWGWQGWKARPMAAYPWTLLLPLGWLLLSACWSPAPFFGLQRVIWLAAAMGVGTWLVAEEGRLPSFMGGFMVGTGIHAFLILVQWIPSVRAVLPPSLGIDPFQGVGRGLFHNTNMAALPFVILAGWLLLSDQGRSRILHLGWVLPALTLTQSRLGIGVCAGLLAYSTLCRNASEEPSSGRSWLKAAPPFVLALAWSLTAHRWGWLLPLGGGALALLQKPRGTEPVRFGRFSRLLPILGLSLAILAGMATRAPKNASQTVVRGTLVQGDVSLSQRLSYYRAAALAFLDHPFTGQGLGSARPIYPQFVDRSRPAAEIAYGDFQRPNNLHSEVLEWLVEGGLLLALTALLGLWLDRSGHSRETRRALLVPVALIALLDFPFHNPLGLLWAGITLAPLVQPTGGTTGRTTRVLHGLAALGLLALAGFQIRVAILRPGVEQRFEASNRPAQTLEEARSLWKCYPFTADLFDLYSKAAIQNAALTADASTIQELDQLLRRDPFDHHLLLCRAQIARRLGDSQATQSLLNRYAAVAPHDPDRYLRLAKTALEQGKPESARQLLAEARRQPGFSPRHASAIEALNSQIRSWSGPEYHP; encoded by the coding sequence ATGTCCAAGTGCCTGGCTTTCCTGTTTGGCTTCGCCATCGTGGCGGCGCATGTGCCTTCCTGGAGCCAGCCCTCGCTGGAACCCAAGAGCGCGGTGCTGCTTCTGGCAGGCGCGCTGGCCTGGGGCTGGCAGGGATGGAAGGCCCGTCCCATGGCGGCTTATCCATGGACCTTGCTGCTGCCGCTTGGATGGTTGCTTCTGAGCGCCTGTTGGAGTCCTGCCCCGTTTTTTGGGCTGCAGCGCGTCATCTGGTTGGCGGCGGCCATGGGCGTCGGAACCTGGCTCGTGGCCGAAGAGGGTCGATTGCCCTCCTTCATGGGCGGGTTCATGGTCGGGACCGGGATCCACGCATTCCTGATCCTGGTTCAGTGGATCCCCTCCGTGCGCGCCGTGCTGCCACCCAGCCTTGGGATCGACCCCTTCCAGGGCGTCGGCCGAGGGCTGTTCCACAACACGAACATGGCGGCGCTTCCCTTCGTCATTCTCGCAGGATGGCTCTTGTTGTCCGACCAGGGGCGATCGCGGATCCTCCATCTAGGTTGGGTGCTGCCGGCCTTGACGCTGACCCAGAGCCGCCTGGGCATCGGCGTTTGTGCGGGGCTCCTGGCCTATTCAACCCTGTGCCGGAACGCCTCGGAGGAACCTTCTTCGGGCCGCTCATGGCTCAAGGCCGCGCCGCCGTTCGTGTTGGCCCTGGCCTGGAGCCTGACCGCCCATCGCTGGGGTTGGCTCCTCCCGTTGGGGGGAGGGGCGTTGGCCCTTCTGCAAAAGCCCCGGGGAACAGAACCGGTCCGGTTCGGGCGTTTTTCCCGGCTGCTTCCGATTCTTGGCCTAAGCTTGGCCATCCTTGCTGGGATGGCCACCCGGGCACCCAAGAATGCGTCTCAGACCGTCGTTCGGGGAACCTTGGTCCAGGGGGATGTCTCGCTTTCCCAGCGGCTGAGCTACTATCGCGCCGCCGCCCTGGCCTTCCTGGACCATCCTTTCACGGGGCAAGGGTTGGGTTCCGCGCGCCCCATCTACCCGCAGTTCGTCGATCGAAGCCGCCCGGCTGCCGAGATTGCCTACGGCGATTTTCAGCGACCCAACAACCTGCACAGCGAGGTGCTGGAATGGCTGGTGGAAGGAGGGCTCCTCCTGGCGCTGACGGCGCTGCTGGGGCTTTGGCTGGACCGGAGCGGCCATTCCCGGGAGACGCGGCGAGCCTTGCTGGTCCCGGTCGCGCTGATCGCCCTCCTGGATTTTCCCTTCCACAACCCCCTGGGGCTTCTCTGGGCGGGGATTACACTGGCCCCGCTGGTCCAGCCCACTGGAGGCACCACCGGACGCACCACCCGAGTGCTGCATGGACTGGCTGCCCTTGGCCTTCTGGCTCTGGCCGGATTTCAGATCCGTGTCGCCATCTTAAGGCCGGGAGTCGAACAGCGCTTCGAGGCTTCCAACCGTCCTGCCCAAACCCTGGAAGAGGCTCGCAGCCTTTGGAAGTGCTATCCCTTTACGGCCGACCTCTTCGACCTCTACAGCAAAGCCGCGATCCAAAACGCAGCGCTGACGGCGGATGCATCCACCATCCAGGAGCTGGACCAGCTCTTGCGGCGCGACCCGTTCGACCACCACTTGCTGCTGTGCCGCGCCCAGATCGCCCGGCGCCTGGGCGACTCGCAGGCCACGCAGAGCCTCTTGAATCGCTATGCCGCTGTGGCTCCCCACGATCCAGACCGGTACCTCCGCCTCGCCAAGACGGCCCTGGAACAAGGCAAGCCTGAATCGGCGCGCCAGCTCCTGGCAGAGGCCCGGCGCCAGCCCGGGTTCTCCCCCCGGCACGCGAGCGCCATCGAGGCCCTCAATTCACAGATACGGTCTTGGTCAGGCCCTGAATATCACCCTTGA
- a CDS encoding prepilin-type N-terminal cleavage/methylation domain-containing protein — MPDRAHSRGFSLVELLLVLAVIGALVGIAVPSLTGQRQRAKRIGDAEANARTIAMAMEATKAENGIYGPANATATWTPTAAAPTLTGFTVSPAPSFKAQGNSQMTFVLTAQPLTYRIEVYEGGTAGTKLISMDQSGAKTVYAP, encoded by the coding sequence ATGCCTGATCGAGCCCATTCCCGCGGTTTCTCCCTGGTCGAGCTGCTGCTGGTGCTGGCCGTCATAGGTGCCCTCGTCGGCATTGCCGTTCCTTCCCTCACAGGGCAGCGCCAGCGCGCCAAGAGGATTGGCGATGCGGAAGCCAATGCCCGGACGATCGCCATGGCCATGGAGGCCACGAAGGCTGAGAACGGCATTTACGGTCCCGCGAACGCCACCGCCACCTGGACCCCCACTGCCGCCGCGCCCACCCTGACCGGCTTCACCGTCAGTCCGGCGCCGTCGTTCAAGGCCCAGGGCAACAGCCAAATGACCTTCGTCCTGACTGCCCAGCCCCTGACCTACAGGATCGAGGTCTATGAGGGGGGGACTGCCGGCACCAAGCTGATCAGCATGGATCAGTCTGGAGCGAAGACGGTTTACGCCCCTTAG
- a CDS encoding type II secretion system F family protein, whose translation MPAYAWKGKNRMGEVQEGVLVSDSRDSAANTLKRNGIEVMSVNLMAGKSSKSIGKVRPKELAIFTRQFSVMIDAGLPLVQCLEILGAQQQNKGFQRIIEAVRGDVEQGLTLQAALSKHPKAFNDLYVNMVGAGESGGILDIILQRLSGYIEKAVKLTAKVKGAMTYPIAVITIAIAVVVIIMVKVIPVFSAMYDGLGSKLPFPTLVCIALSNALINYSWLIILAVALIVVGLRQYYKTMAGRLQIDALLLKIPIIGDVLRKVAVARFCRTLGTLISSGVPILEGMDITAKTAGNMVIQNAILKSKDAVEQGRNISTPLAETKVFPPMVVQMVGVGEATGALDAMLSKVADFYEDEVDNAVTNLTSLMEPVMIAMLGGIIGFIVIAMYLPIFNLANVFGKD comes from the coding sequence CAATACGCTGAAACGCAACGGCATCGAGGTCATGAGCGTCAACCTCATGGCGGGCAAGAGCAGCAAGTCCATCGGCAAAGTGCGACCCAAGGAACTGGCCATCTTCACCCGGCAGTTCAGCGTGATGATCGACGCGGGCCTGCCCCTGGTGCAGTGCCTGGAGATCCTGGGCGCCCAGCAGCAGAACAAGGGCTTCCAGCGAATCATCGAAGCCGTGCGGGGGGATGTGGAGCAGGGCCTCACCCTGCAGGCCGCCCTCTCCAAGCACCCCAAGGCCTTCAACGACCTCTATGTGAACATGGTGGGTGCGGGCGAAAGCGGCGGCATCCTCGACATCATCCTCCAGCGCCTGTCGGGCTACATCGAAAAGGCCGTGAAGCTCACCGCCAAGGTGAAGGGCGCCATGACCTATCCCATCGCCGTCATCACCATCGCCATCGCCGTGGTGGTCATCATCATGGTGAAGGTCATCCCGGTCTTCTCAGCCATGTATGACGGCCTGGGTAGCAAACTGCCCTTCCCCACCCTGGTCTGCATCGCGCTGTCGAACGCCCTCATCAACTACAGTTGGCTCATCATCCTCGCCGTAGCCCTCATCGTGGTCGGGCTTCGGCAGTATTACAAAACGATGGCTGGCCGCCTCCAGATCGACGCGCTTCTCTTGAAGATCCCCATCATTGGCGATGTGTTGCGGAAGGTGGCCGTGGCCCGCTTCTGCCGCACCCTGGGCACCCTCATCAGCTCGGGTGTGCCCATCCTCGAAGGCATGGACATCACTGCCAAGACGGCGGGCAACATGGTCATCCAGAACGCCATCCTCAAATCCAAGGATGCCGTGGAGCAGGGCCGGAACATCAGCACGCCGCTGGCCGAAACCAAGGTCTTTCCGCCCATGGTGGTTCAGATGGTGGGCGTGGGCGAGGCCACGGGCGCCCTCGACGCCATGTTGTCCAAAGTGGCCGACTTCTACGAGGACGAGGTCGATAACGCCGTGACCAACCTCACCAGCCTCATGGAACCCGTCATGATCGCCATGCTGGGCGGCATCATCGGCTTCATCGTGATCGCCATGTATCTGCCCATCTTCAATCTGGCCAATGTGTTCGGCAAAGATTGA